The genome window AAatatctgactgactctttatctggaataggtatattgtttatcgtcaccTGAGGGCAAGTTTGTTTTCGTAGCGTGAAAGTTACGTGGCTAGATTTGTTTTCATTGACTTTGATGCGCTATTTGTGGAACCACTGTTTCATAGAGTCGAGACCTCGCTGGAGAGTAGAGGAGGCAATTGTTGGATCTTTGTGCGAAGCTAATAAGGCTGTATCGTCAGCAAATGTCGCTGTGGTTATATCTGTCGAAGTTGGTAAGTCTGCAGTGTAGATGTTGAACAGCAGGGGTCCGAGGACACTGCCTTGGGGTATGCCAGCTTCTATTGGAAATACCTGCTTGACtcgaaaaagaaatgttttcgCCTACAGACGGAAAAAcatcaatttctttaaatttcagaAGATTGTAGACTATTAGTGGAAGAAACAGCgacgagaaaaatatgaagtGAATCTCTGGTATTCCATTTTATAGTTACCTAATTAATTGAGCAAATTGCAAATGGAATGTCATGTTATCACAAAATTAACTTAAGgatctaatatatatttcggAGATAAAAGTACACCGGGCCTTCCCTTCGGAATTCTTAGGAATATCCGTAACATTTTAATCTTATAAACAATCCGATTATAATTGTCTGAGATTTGCGATAATGAGCTTGGACTCAAGGCGACAACTAGTTGCcgaacgtagccgcggtcacggaatgaacgttttacctaacagaggtatagaattacatagttctccttaaaaaagaaatagttgtacCGACATCTAACAGTAAACACTCCAACGGTCTCTGCCCCGTGGTTCGTcacacacagaccctattcttcgggcaagatgattaccagatgtcgatgcatcaTTCATAGTATATGTTCAGCTAGCCTGAGGACCCGCTATAAATCTCAgaatttagttaactaaagtccttcaAATTGATAAACAGTCTTTATCCTAACAGTCCGTAAATCTGTcacctactacgggaagatacgggagatcGGCTTTCCTCACTAgcgacgcttcccgctagcaacttcCTCTCaagagcggctagcatccttttctaaccaccaacatagaatttaacaaattaacagcaacgtccatttctcTCACTTtccgagcggaggctttcctcgacgaatcggATGATCTTGTGCCCTTAGACACAccccaccatagttttcctctgcagcgtgaCGGATAATACATTCTCGTGCGATCTCATTAGCGAGGAAACAACGCCTTTTACGATCAGTGGATACTTCACGTTTTTGATCATGAGCCCGACTTAGGCTTTGGAAGAAAGTATATTtgttatcccgttgaccgcggattcgttatcgaacctaagaccATTGTCATTAGCGTCTAATCACCGCGGTTACTTGTCCATTCTGTAATACTCACACTTGTGCTAATCAACATTACCTCGATTGTATAACAACGATGGCCAATTTCAGTGGAgtttcattacacgcccctaccTTTAATCATAACGTtcacccgacatatatatagcAGCGTAGCAGTTTAAACGTTATAGCTACAAAAATACTTTTCGCAGTACAGAAAATTTCTATGTTTAATTAGttcttaatataattttacatgtCTTATACATGTGAAATGCAACTTTATGTCAcaagatatttaaagaaagagGCCAATAACACATACAGATACATGTAGCACATTACGTAACATGTACACATACGACCACGAACGATGATAATGATCAACTATCacatattattaacaaattacaCAACTGATTCGCATCATGCGTCTGTCAATTCTCTTTGATGACATATGTCCAGGTTTGAACAGATGGTCGTTAGACGTACAGTTCACAGTGGCGAACGACTGAAAGTTACACATCAGTCAGTGAAAGGATACATTGCTTGTAGCtatgatattatacatacGCGATACagttcaataaattaaaaacgatAACTCAATCTTCTTGTTCCTTCTTCACGTATACTTTTACCCTTCTGAATTCTTTAAACCGTTCGAGGCATTCAATTGCAGAGCATAAGTCTTCCTCGTTCTTTTCTAGAGTTAATTCGAGGGAAGCGAACAGACTTTCGAGCTCGTGGCACGGCCACGTTTCCGTCGCCCCGACGATCGTTCGAAGCAGTTCCTCTATTTCAAACTCGGTCAGTTTCTCGTTGCTCGACGCGGATAAATGGGACGGAGAATTTCTTGTACGTTTTGACGGTGGTCCTTCGCCTGATGcgctattttttcttttaacattAATTTCTAGATAGAAAATTAAGTTCTTTGTTTAGCTAGGAATATTAGTATTGGtttaataatcaaaatttgcaaatatattcTATCAGTGCGATTGAGTGAAatagttatataaatataggcCATTTAAAGATTTACCAAAGacttagaataaaaataagcaaataaattttattacttgaTTTAGAATCGGTCATCACGTGAGCTGATCGCACGGCGCATATTTTGTTGCGGACTCTGAGTTTACTTCTCCGTGAGGATGACATCTCTTCTATCATTATCGcagtattattaatattctatgatgctttttgaatgaaaaaattgaaagatctTTCACTTACGCGTCGAAAGATTTTCCGCGAAATCAGCACGTCCTGCCTGCTTTCGCTTCCTACCTACTTCTTTCATCCTTTTTGGATTCATAACTTGTTCGAATTCCGCTAGTTAAATAATTACTACttattaattgtttcataaaaagtaaatatcataaaatatgaaagaaactcCTTTTCTACGCCTTTACATTTAAAATGAGGGTatcatattattatcaaatataccTTGTGAAGAACGATTAGATTCGAGATCACACGCCGAGTGAACGAATAATTGCTTGAAAAAAGATTCTCGTTGTTGTTTTCCAGGGGACATGACTTCGAATATTTCGCTTTGATGTTCATCGAATAAAGATGCAATctagtaattaaataaagtgaaaataagaaacgatatatttcatcattttcattcttttttcatatatcgttacatacagTTGAAGGACTTATAACAAAAACAACTCCTATGCATGCTTATCTTTTTCCAGAAAcgcaaaaaatattctaacatCTTTAATTTGTGTTCAGTACACCTTAATCTTtcttaacaaaatattactaCGGGTCTACTTATGCCTATATTATGGGAaaactatatttaattaaatcattaaATTGTGGATCTCTTcataataattgtttttatagagttagttaatttttataacattataacaataaattaaaacatacgtaattgtttataatatcGATTTCACTGTGTTATAAATTTCGCTTATGACTACTAGAAtacgttattatttttaaaaaccgaaaagtgtgaagtGAGTTGCTATTGTTATCATCATTACTGTAAAAAAAATACCTTTTGAAGTtcataacattttaatattgatTTCTGGAATCATAGTCTATTATTATCTTGCaactttttattaacattattattgttaaatcGATATTATATGCTATTAAAGCACGACTTTAATCATAGTATCTCTTACATCTGCTGGTAAATCTGCTTGTGAGCAATTGGCCGTAATCAAGATTAAGATATGCACCGATCGATCTAAGCCATGCATCAAAGAACTAAAAACGACGCGTGCCGCTTCATCCACTAGATCCCACCAGGCTAAGATGTCAGGAATGTAGAGCAGCGATGGTAAACTTCTTCGAgccattttcattttctatcaTTTAATTATCCAAATATCCAgtaattaaatcataaatataattcgaatatttgaacattttagaaataataaaacaaaaaataattcataaaggtcataaaaataaaagaactttgagatatcttttattaattttttccaatctttgtacgttattttttatcaatttcataaaaCATCATTTTTTGtattgaatacataaaaaaatgtcCTATTCTCTAATCTTCTTATTTCCTACGTAGACAATACAtaatgaagaatattttacaagatCTCACTTTTAAGTTATCACTTTATCAGccttaattaatattgtactctgatattaataatatttataatagataCTTGAATGAGAGCTTCTTCCGCAGCCCTTCCTGTTTCCTCGAACAAAGTTGTGACGTCTAACACATGACAAGGTAAATGTTCCAAGGTATGGAGTAATGCTGGTCCCAGATGACGAGTGTGAGAGTCATCACCGCACAATAAAATCCTCGGACAGCTGTTTGACCTCGATACAGCTCTACCAGTGCTATAAGAACAGCCTTTTAAAGCTTTTTaccttttatattataagaacCATTACGATCTATCTATAACCAAACCCTACTCTCATAGCGATTGAAAATTTAGCAGTTCAATGTAGCTTGATTAAACTAGtttaataatatcgtaaaaattataatattatatgaaaactGACATGAATCATAATATCATTCGACCGAATAtaaacttaaaaaatatttacgcgGTGCTTTGGTTAATTCGATCAAATTTATGAAGtgatatacaaattttcaattaaagctTTCTTATCATTTCTGAATTTtcgtgtattttaatataattattaatattttcgtgtatttttcgtgaattttaatataaattaagtttCTATCGTAGATTACGAATttctatgtaaatttatatttttatggacacaactaaaaaaatagaatttacttTTAGGGATTCGTTTTACTTATTGAAATCCATAAAGAATGTTTTAATTTAGATATTACACATATATGCACCCTGTGTATAGATGgataaaaaatgcaaaagatTTGTACAAATTTGTCAAGGCTACTTATCAAATCAAACAGTAATTCGATGCTTACATATCATTGCAAATTAACATTCCCGTTGGACAAAGAGTTTCGAGTTGTGACAGAATGCATGACaaattttcttgaagtaatggCTGGATTTTATACGACAAAGACTTCACGGGTACAATTGTAACACGATGCGATGCTGGCAAGATGTTCTGTTGTGCCTTTAAAAAATCTTGTTTCTCAACCTATTACGTTGACAATTATGAGAAGAacttcataaattatttaaaaaggatttatctttttcaaattaatttaaaatgcaatatatatatatttcttttttttttttttttgcaacaATCACATTCcttgttttattattcgattaaaCGTTATAGCTTCTACGTAGCGATCAGTTTAATATCAGTCAGATTAAATATGCGCCTTTGGCAAATAAAGCAGCTATTTTATGATCCACGTAGCATAGTAATCGTATGTTAATAGAAGTGTCCCGATCTAAATTTCTGGAGGATTGACTCATTGTTTGTTAATCTTTCTCCCTCTGCAATAGCTTTTGTCAATGAGAATAGTTTGTGCAGGATATAGTTCGTGATTTAGGATTATATGATTGAACTttactttataaaaaataacggATATCGtaactattataaatattataaataattacaaattttttcagTTATCGGTAGCCATTATTGATTATAGAAACTTCTTTTTGGCTACTTCTAATGATCGTCAATTTTTCTTAACATTATCCACTGATAATATTATCAAGCTTGAATCAATTGTTCTACAAAAATTGACTAGCTTTAAATGAAACTGTCTTTCTTATCTTAAATCTATTATGAAATTCTCTTTTCATTACTTTAAGATGACGTTCGTTAATCTGATACTTCGCATTGGAAGTGTATATTTCCGGATAGAGTCTCCGAACACAGCACATTACCGCTTCGGCGCAAAGAGCTTGCAAGTCACTTCCACAAAATCCGACCGTTTTCGATGCCAGATACGCTAAAAACTTTTGCGGTGGTTTTTGCTTCCAACTTTTTATATGAACCTATGATGTGACATACATGGTctctttattttaatgtacTTGTTTTAGAATTTAAAGGAACAATGTGCACATTAGATTGAAAATCCCTTTCAAAAAGATGCGAATGAATTAATTACGctacgtaatagtttataattaaACGTACTGAGAGTATTTCTTTCCTCGACGTATAACATGGCAACGGGAAGTATAGCTCTCTGTCGAATCGGCCAGGTCTTCTTAAAGCTGGATCTATGGCATCGATTCTGTTCGTTGCTCCAATTACTATGATCTCTGAATTGTTCTCTAAGCCGTCCATCAAGGCCAAGAGAGTGGAAACAATGCTGGCGTGCACAAAGTCTTGGCGGCTAGATCTGACTGGAGCTAAACCGTCAACTTCGTCAAAGAAGATTATGCAAGGCTTCGATTGTTGAGCCTGTAAGATCGACAtggttttcaaatttttttaaatcaaccGCTgctaaatatcttttaatttgcaaatgcaatttaaaatttgtgtTATCTACAAATGAAACGAGAACAGGTATATGTTATATGAATTGAAATTTCccttaaaagataaaaagctCGGAAAACTTCAAGtatatcttaaaaattaaaataggaaattttaatttaagtaaAACACTATATTAACTAGTGAAAAAATCTTCTGAAGCTTTTTCTCGCTTTCGCCGACCCATTTGCTAAGGCAATCGGAACCCTTGCGAGATATAAAGGAAACCTTTCGTTCCGAATTACTACACTCCGCGGCTAAAGCGCTGGCGACCAGCGTTTTTCCTGTTCCTGCGAAACAGAGAATGTCAATCGGGAATCTCGTTTCCAACAATGTTCCGCTTCATTACGAACCGTAGAACGCTTTATTTTACCGGGAGGCCCGTAAAAAAGCAAACCCCTCGGTGGTTTCAGGTTGAACTTCGCGTAAATGTCACCGTACATGAGCGGAAACAGGACCGTTTCCTTTACAACACGAATCTGCTTCTCCAGTCCTCCGATGCAAGAGAAATCCTTCGCGCAAGACATCTTTCGCGATCAACTGACCtcgaaacttttatttcgCATACCCGACGAACATATTTCCattcaattattttgtatataattgtTCCTTAAATCATCGCCCGATGAAATACTCTTCGACTACTCGCATCGTTGATCGTACACGCGCATCGTGTATTGCTGGATATTTTACTGGAATTTTTCTGCGGCGTTTGACGATTGATTCAAGTGGTTTCACaatgt of Bombus fervidus isolate BK054 chromosome 1, iyBomFerv1, whole genome shotgun sequence contains these proteins:
- the LOC139985889 gene encoding ATPase family AAA domain-containing protein 2-like, whose product is MSCAKDFSCIGGLEKQIRVVKETVLFPLMYGDIYAKFNLKPPRGLLFYGPPGTGKTLVASALAAECSNSERKVSFISRKGSDCLSKWVGESEKKLQKIFSLAQQSKPCIIFFDEVDGLAPVRSSRQDFVHASIVSTLLALMDGLENNSEIIVIGATNRIDAIDPALRRPGRFDRELYFPLPCYTSRKEILSVHIKSWKQKPPQKFLAYLASKTVGFCGSDLQALCAEAVMCCVRRLYPEIYTSNAKYQINERHLKVEKQDFLKAQQNILPASHRVTIVPVKSLSYKIQPLLQENLSCILSQLETLCPTGMLICNDITGRAVSRSNSCPRILLCGDDSHTRHLGPALLHTLEHLPCHVLDVTTLFEETGRAAEEALIQKMKMARRSLPSLLYIPDILAWWDLVDEAARVVFSSLMHGLDRSVHILILITANCSQADLPADIASLFDEHQSEIFEVMSPGKQQRESFFKQLFVHSACDLESNRSSQGIFDNNMIPSNLIFYLEINVKRKNSASGEGPPSKRTRNSPSHLSASSNEKLTEFEIEELLRTIVGATETWPCHELESLFASLELTLEKNEEDLCSAIECLERFKEFRRVKVYVKKEQED